Proteins found in one Quercus robur chromosome 2, dhQueRobu3.1, whole genome shotgun sequence genomic segment:
- the LOC126714459 gene encoding OVARIAN TUMOR DOMAIN-containing deubiquitinating enzyme 12 — MWNGAQNGTHSVGESSSSTSLSSQQDIEDDRMIAAVLSEEYAKLDGAVGRRLSSLASIPHVPRINTFIPDFNDASLDHQRLLQRLNIYGLYEVKVSGDGNCQFRALSEQMYKSPEYHKHVRKDIVKQLKDYRTLYEGYVPMKYKRYYKKMAKSGEWGDHITLQAAADKFAAKICLLTSFRDTCFIEIIPRSQAPKQELWLSFWSEVHYNSLYEIRDAPPHPKPKKKHWLF, encoded by the exons ATGTGGAACGGAGCTCAGAATGGAACTCACAGTGTGGGTGAAAGTTCTAGTTCAACTTCATTGAGCAGTCAGCAGGATATTGAGGATGACCGGATGATTGCTGCTGTGCTATCTGAAGAGTATGCTAAGTTAGATGGTGCAGTGGGTAGACGCCTTTCCAGTTTGGCATCTATTCCT CATGTCCCACGAATAAATACCTTCATCCCTGACTTTAATGATGCAAGTTTGGATCACCAACGGCTTCTCCAGAG GCTGAACATCTATGGTTTATATGAAGTGAAGGTTTCTGGGGATGGAAACTGTCAG TTTCGTGCACTTTCAGAACAAATGTACAAGTCACCTGAGTATCACAAGCATGTTCGGAAGGATATTGTGAAACAG CTCAAAGACTACCGTACTTTATATGAAGGCTATGTCCCAATGAAGTACAAACGTTATTACAAGAAAATGGcaaa ATCTGGTGAGTGGGGGGACCATATTACCTTACAAGCAGCAGCTGATAAG TTTGCAGCAAAGATATGCCTTTTGACATCATTCAGAGATACTTGTTTTATTGAGATCATACCTAGATCCCAGGCGCCTAAACAAG AGTTGTGGTTAAGTTTCTGGTCTGAGGTTCATTACAATTCATTATATGAGATTCGAG ATGCTCCACCTCACCCAAAGCCTAAGAAGAAACACTGGTTGTTCTAG
- the LOC126714460 gene encoding DEAD-box ATP-dependent RNA helicase 41 isoform X1 encodes MEDGNCDTRCKSPILSTDGEESNEDKIKERCWDQREAVLGEPKCVICGRYGEYICDQTDDDICSLECKNTLLCRVANSQKPVHLPPAKKLPATDECFYVRDSDDKSGSLSLPMDQAELLRKKLEIHVKGELTAAPIISFSSSNLPKKLLQNIEAAGYEMPTPVQMQAIPAALTGKSLLVSADTGSGKTASFLVPIVSRCASVRLESSTNQKKPLAIILTPTRELCIQVEEHAKLLAKGLPFKTALVVGGDPMAGQRHRIEGGVELIVGTPGRLIDLLTKHDIELDDVIFFVLDEVDSMLQRGFRDQVMQIFRALSQPQVLMYSATISPEVEKMASSMAKGIVVISVGKPNRPSKSVKQLAIWVESKHKKQKLFDILMSKQHFMPPVLVYVGSRLGADLLSNAITVTTGLKTLSIHGEKSMKERREIMRSFLVGEIPIVVATGVLGRGVDLLGVRQVIVFDMPNSIKEYIHQIGRASRLGDEGTAIVFLNEENKNLFPELIEILKSSGAAVPRELVNSRYAVGSFSVGKGQKKRKHGR; translated from the exons ATGGAAGATGGGAACTGTGATACTCGATGCAAGAGTCCAATATTATCAACAGATGGTGAAGAATCTAATG aagataaaattaaagagaggtGTTGGGACCAGAGAGAAGCTGTACTAGGGGAGCCTAAATGTGTCATATGTGGCCGCTACGGTGAGTATATATGTGACCAGACAGATGATGATATTTGCAGCTTGGAATGTAAAAACACTCTACTATGCAGGGTTGCCAACTCACAGAAGCCAGTTCATCTCCCACCTGCTAAAAAATTACCTGCAACTGATGAGTGCTTTTATGTTAGAGATTCTGATGATAAATCAGGATCTCTATCTTTGCCTATGGATCAAGCtgaacttctcagaaagaaacTTGAAATTCATGTGAAGGGTGAATTAACTGCAGCACCCATTATATCATTCTCTTCATCTAATCTTCCTAAAAAGCTTCTGCAAAATATAGAAGCTGCAGGATATGAAATGCCCACACCTGTGCAGATGCAAGCAATCCCCGCTGCTTTGACAGGCAAAAGCCTGCTTGTTTCAGCTGACACAGGCTCAGGGAAAACTGCTTCCTTTCTGGTTCCAATTGTTTCTCGTTGTGCAAGTGTTCGCCTTGAGAGCTCCACAAACCAGAAAAAGCCATTGGCAATAATTTTAACACCAACTAGAGAGCTCTGTATACAGGTTGAGGAACATGCTAAGTTACTTGCAAAGGGTTTGCCATTTAAAACTGCACTTGTTGTTGGTGGTGATCCCATGGCTGGACAACGACATCGCATTGAGGGAGGAGTGGAATTAATTGTCGGAACTCCAGGCAGGCTTATTGATCTTTTAACCAAGCATGATATTGAACTAGATGATGTGATCTTTTTTGTTCTGGATGAGGTCGACTCGATGCTCCAAAGGGGTTTCCGAGATCAGGTAATGCAAATCTTTAGGGCTCTATCACAACCACAGGTCTTAATGTATTCAGCAACAATCTCACCTGAGGTAGAGAAGATGGCTAGCTCTATGGCAAAAGGTATTGTTGTCATCTCTGTTGGCAAGCCTAATAGGCCAAGTAAGTCTGTGAAGCAGCTGGCTATCTGGGTTGAATCAAAGCACAAAAAGCAAAagctttttgatattttaatgagtaAGCAGCATTTTATGCCCCCTGTTTTGGTGTACGTGGGTTCAAGACTTGGGGCAGATCTACTATCTAATGCAATTACAGTCACCACTGGGTTGAAAACTTTATCAATCCATGGGGAGAAGTCCATGAAGGAGAGGAGAGAAATCATGAGGTCATTTTTGGTGGGAGAGATTCCCATTGTTGTGGCCACTGGAGTTTTGGGTCGGGGTGTTGATCTTTTGGGTGTGAGACAGGTAATAGTGTTTGACATGCCCAATTCCATTAAAGAGTACATCCATCAGATTGGGAGGGCATCCAGATTGGGAGATGAGGGTACAGCAATTGTGTTTTTGAATGAGGAAAACAAGAATTTGTTTCCAGAGctgattgaaattttaaaatcctCTGGAGCAGCTGTACCTCGGGAGCTTGTTAATTCACGGTATGCAGTTGGTTCTTTCTCTGTTGGCAAGGGCCAGAAAAAGAGAAAGCATGGTCGCTGA
- the LOC126714460 gene encoding DEAD-box ATP-dependent RNA helicase 41 isoform X2 codes for MCHMWPLRVANSQKPVHLPPAKKLPATDECFYVRDSDDKSGSLSLPMDQAELLRKKLEIHVKGELTAAPIISFSSSNLPKKLLQNIEAAGYEMPTPVQMQAIPAALTGKSLLVSADTGSGKTASFLVPIVSRCASVRLESSTNQKKPLAIILTPTRELCIQVEEHAKLLAKGLPFKTALVVGGDPMAGQRHRIEGGVELIVGTPGRLIDLLTKHDIELDDVIFFVLDEVDSMLQRGFRDQVMQIFRALSQPQVLMYSATISPEVEKMASSMAKGIVVISVGKPNRPSKSVKQLAIWVESKHKKQKLFDILMSKQHFMPPVLVYVGSRLGADLLSNAITVTTGLKTLSIHGEKSMKERREIMRSFLVGEIPIVVATGVLGRGVDLLGVRQVIVFDMPNSIKEYIHQIGRASRLGDEGTAIVFLNEENKNLFPELIEILKSSGAAVPRELVNSRYAVGSFSVGKGQKKRKHGR; via the exons ATGTGTCATATGTGGCCGCTACG GGTTGCCAACTCACAGAAGCCAGTTCATCTCCCACCTGCTAAAAAATTACCTGCAACTGATGAGTGCTTTTATGTTAGAGATTCTGATGATAAATCAGGATCTCTATCTTTGCCTATGGATCAAGCtgaacttctcagaaagaaacTTGAAATTCATGTGAAGGGTGAATTAACTGCAGCACCCATTATATCATTCTCTTCATCTAATCTTCCTAAAAAGCTTCTGCAAAATATAGAAGCTGCAGGATATGAAATGCCCACACCTGTGCAGATGCAAGCAATCCCCGCTGCTTTGACAGGCAAAAGCCTGCTTGTTTCAGCTGACACAGGCTCAGGGAAAACTGCTTCCTTTCTGGTTCCAATTGTTTCTCGTTGTGCAAGTGTTCGCCTTGAGAGCTCCACAAACCAGAAAAAGCCATTGGCAATAATTTTAACACCAACTAGAGAGCTCTGTATACAGGTTGAGGAACATGCTAAGTTACTTGCAAAGGGTTTGCCATTTAAAACTGCACTTGTTGTTGGTGGTGATCCCATGGCTGGACAACGACATCGCATTGAGGGAGGAGTGGAATTAATTGTCGGAACTCCAGGCAGGCTTATTGATCTTTTAACCAAGCATGATATTGAACTAGATGATGTGATCTTTTTTGTTCTGGATGAGGTCGACTCGATGCTCCAAAGGGGTTTCCGAGATCAGGTAATGCAAATCTTTAGGGCTCTATCACAACCACAGGTCTTAATGTATTCAGCAACAATCTCACCTGAGGTAGAGAAGATGGCTAGCTCTATGGCAAAAGGTATTGTTGTCATCTCTGTTGGCAAGCCTAATAGGCCAAGTAAGTCTGTGAAGCAGCTGGCTATCTGGGTTGAATCAAAGCACAAAAAGCAAAagctttttgatattttaatgagtaAGCAGCATTTTATGCCCCCTGTTTTGGTGTACGTGGGTTCAAGACTTGGGGCAGATCTACTATCTAATGCAATTACAGTCACCACTGGGTTGAAAACTTTATCAATCCATGGGGAGAAGTCCATGAAGGAGAGGAGAGAAATCATGAGGTCATTTTTGGTGGGAGAGATTCCCATTGTTGTGGCCACTGGAGTTTTGGGTCGGGGTGTTGATCTTTTGGGTGTGAGACAGGTAATAGTGTTTGACATGCCCAATTCCATTAAAGAGTACATCCATCAGATTGGGAGGGCATCCAGATTGGGAGATGAGGGTACAGCAATTGTGTTTTTGAATGAGGAAAACAAGAATTTGTTTCCAGAGctgattgaaattttaaaatcctCTGGAGCAGCTGTACCTCGGGAGCTTGTTAATTCACGGTATGCAGTTGGTTCTTTCTCTGTTGGCAAGGGCCAGAAAAAGAGAAAGCATGGTCGCTGA